GCCGCCGAGGTCGCCGCGCGCGCGGCCGAGGGGCTGGTCCTGCTCGGGGCGCAACGCGATGTGCGCCGCGCCGTTCGCCACCTCGTGCGAGCGCATCCGGCGATGGCGCCGCTGTGGCGGCTCGGCGCGGCGGTGCTTTCCGCCGACGATCACCGCGACGCGGCGGAGCGGTTCCGGGAGGCACTTCGCGCGGAGGCGGACGGCGTCGCGCGCGCGGCCGAGTACGCTCTCCCCCGCCGTGCCGTCGTCCTCACGCACTCGTCCTCGTCGAACGTCGTGAACGCGCTCGTGCGTAACCGCAAGCGGATCGTGCGCGTCCTGTGCACGGTCTCGCTACCCGGCGGCGAGGGACGGTTCCTCGCACGCAGGCTCGAGCGCGCCGGTTTCGAAGCAGAGGTCGTATCGGACGCGGCGATGGCCTCGGCGGCAGAGCGGGCGGACGTGGCGCTCGTCGGCGCCGACGCCGTCACCGAGGACGGCGTGGTGAACAAGGTCGGCACGAGACTCGTCGCGCTCGCCGCACTCGACGCGGAGATCGGCTTCTACGTGATGGCCGGAACATCCAAGCTCCTGCCCTCCCGCGTGTGGCGCTCCGTCGAGCTGGAAGCCGAGGCCTATGAAGAAACGCCGCTCGCCTTGATCGACGCGGTCGTCACCGAGCACGGCGCGATCGGCGCTGCCGCGGTCCGCCGGCGCGTACGGCGCATCGAGATCCCCCGGGCGCTGACCGCCCGAAGGGGGTCGCGATGACGGAGGTCGAGATCTTCTCGGTCGGAGACGAGCTCCTGCGTGGCGTCGTGCAGGACTCGAACTCCTATTGGATGGCGAAGCGCATCGCCGCGCGTGGCGCGAGCCTCACCCGGATCCAGGTGTTGCCGGACGCGCCGCCCCTCGTCGCCGACGAGCTTCGCCGGGCGCTCGAGCGGAAGCCGGCGCTCGTACTCACGCAGGGCGGACTCGGGCCGACCGACGACGATCGAACCCGCGAGGCGATCGGTCTGGCGACCGGACGACCCCTCATCCCGCACGTCGAGGCCGAGGCGATCGTGCGCCGGCGCTACGCCGAGCTGGCATCGGCCGGGCGCGTCGAATCGCCCGAGCTTCACGAAGCACGTCTCCGGATGGCACGGCTCCCCGAGGGCGCTCGCGCGCTCGATAATCACGTCGGCGCCGCGCCGGGCGTGCTGCTCGAGGTTGGCGCCACAGCGATCGTCGCGCTCCCCGGCGTGCCGCCCGAGCTCCACTGGATCTGGGAGAACTCGCTCGCGCCGGAGCTCGATCGCATCCTCGGCCCCGGTGGTTTCGCGGAGATCACCGTGACGCTGGACCTGCGCGACGAGTCTTCGATCGCGGAGATGCTCCGAGGTCTGCAGTCGAGGCACCCGGAGGTCTACGTGAAGTCCCGCGCGAAAGGCTTCGAAGACGGGGAAGAGGTACGGGTCACCCTAACCGCCGCCGGGCCCGACGACGCGGCGGCCCGGCGCCTCGTGGAGGCCGCGTTCGCCGACCTTCAGGCCGGGCTCGATGAGTTGCGGATCGCGATCCTGCAATCGTCCTAGCGAAGGTCCCGCGAGGACAGCAGCGGCCCCACGGCGACCACGTACTCGGCGAGCCGCGCCGCGGCTTCGGTCGCGGCCTCTTCGTTGCGGAGGTCGCCTCCCGACCAGCGTTCCGAGACGCTCCGCCAGCCGCGGCCGTGGGAACCGAACTTCGCCTCTTCGCCGAGCGCCCGCCGGATCGCCGGCTCTTTCCGCTCGAGCGCGAACGCGATGCGTTCGTTGGTGTCGGGATCGGATTCCAGGTGCAAACCGATCTCGAGCCTGCCGCCCGGGATGAACTGCACCTCGAAGTGGATCTTCTTCTCGTCGCCGTACCAAACCTTGTAGAAGCGGCCCCATTGCTCGGACGAGAAGTCGCGCAAGCGCGGAGGCAGATGGGACGGCAGCTCGTCCGCCACTTGCTTGAGGAACGCGCGCGCGCTCCGGCGCGGCGCCGAGGCCGGCTTCGCCATCACCCCTCGGGCGGGACCTCTTCGCCGCCGGATGCGCCCGGCGTCTTGAGGATCGCCTGAGTCACGATCATCATCGCGACCGGCCGCCGCTCGTCGTCGTCGGTCGTCACGTGAACCTCGAGTACCATCGTGCGGCGCCCGCGATGGACCGATTTCGCTTCCGCCCGCAGGTTCCCGCCGTTGACCCCGGTGATGAAGTTGGCCTTGAACTCGATCGTGGTGAAGAACTCGCCTTCCTCGAGCGTGGGGAAGGTGGCCCACGCCGCTGCGGTGTCGCCGAACCCGGCCAGCGCGCCGCCGTGCGCGTAGCCGCCGGGATGCTTGACGCTGCTGCCCACCTTGAGCGTCGCGACGCAGTGGCCGGGCCCAGCCTCGACGATCCGGACGCCGAGCATCCCGGGGAACGAGTCCGCGAAGAACGCGTCCTGGTTGGCGATCGCTTCGGCGACGCGCGCAGCGCGCGGCTCGATCCCTGCGGCCTGCTCCGTCACGTCGGCGTGATCCCGCTCACGCGCCGAGGCGACCATCGACGACGACCTCGACGAGCGCCGGACCACCGGACGCCATCGCCTTGCGGATCGTGGGAGCGATCTCTGAAGCCGTCTCGACCCGCTCGGCGGGGACGCCGAAGGCTCTCGACAGCGCAAGGAAGTCCACCATCGGGTCGACGAGGTCCATCGCCGGCCACACATCGTTCTTCACGGCCTTCCCCTGCATGCCGGCCAGCCCCGACTTGAGGATCAGATACGACGCGTTGTTCAGGACGACCGCGACCACCGGCACATGATGATGCGCCATCGTCCAGAGCGCCTGCGGCGTGTAGAGCGTGGTGCCGTCTCCCACGATCGCGACGACCGGCCGATCGGGATGCGCGAGCTTCACGCCTATGGACGCCGGCAAACCGAAGCCGAGCCCCCCGCCCCGTGTGAAGAAATACGTGTCGGGCTCGGACAGCTTCAGCGTGGAGCGCACGCCGAGCGTCGAGGTGATCGACTCGTCGACCACGATCGTTCCCGGCTCGAGCGCGCCCGTCACCTCGGCCACAGCCACGATCGGCGGGATGGGGCTGACCGACCGCTTCTCGTCGAGCGCCGCATACAGCGCCGCTTCGCCGGCGGCCTTCTGCTCCCCGGCTTCCTTGGTGCGCGCCCCGGCCCGTTTGGCCTGCTCGGGCGTGCGGATGCGCTCGATCTCGGCCGCGAGCGCGCGGAGGGAAACCTTCGGGTCCCCGACCATCCCGACGGCCACCGGATAGATGCGCGCAACCTCGGTCGGGTCGGCGTCGAGCTGCACCAAGGCCACGCCGTCCGGCACCGCCATGACGCTCGACGGGTAGAAGGGGCTGAACGCGGAGGCCGCGGCGATGAACGCCACATCGGACGGCTCGAGCGACGCCCGGATCCCGGGATTCATCGGAGCGATCATCCCCGCATAGAGCGGGTGATCGAACGGGAAGTTGAGGCGTCCGTGGATCGGCTCGCCGGCGACGCGAGCGCCGAGCAGCTCGGCGACGCGCACCAGCTCCGCTACGGCGTGTGCGCGCGCGATCCCGTCGCCCGCGACGATCAGGGGGCGGTCCGCATCGAGCAGCATGCGCGCCGCCTCACCGATCGCCTCCGCGGACGCGGTCGCGCGGTAGTCGACCTTCGACGGCCCGGGGATATCGAAGTCGGCATCCTGATCGAAGACGTCCCACGGGATCGAGACGAACGTCGGCCCCGACGGCGGCGCGGCCGCTTCCTTGAACGCCCGGCGCATCGCGATGCCGATCTCTTCCGGCCTGCGGCACTCGTAGGAGTATTTGGAGAACTGCGAGACCATCCCCACCAGATCCCCGGCGAGCATCGGCTCTTGAACGAGATGGCGCGTGTCCTGCTGGCCCGCGGTCACGACGATCGGCGAACGCGACCACTTGGCATCGAAGATGCCGTTGAGGCCGTTCGCCAACCCCGGGGTGACGTGGAGGTTTATCAGCGAAGGACGGCCGGTCGCCTGCGCGTAGCCATCGGCCGCGCCGACCGCGACCCCCTCCTGCAGGCACATGATCAGCTCGAGGCCGGCTCGGTCGTCGGCGAGCTCGTCGAAGATCGGAAGCTCGGTCGTGCCGGGGTTCGTGAACAGGTAGCGCGCGCCTTCGCTGCGAGCCACCTCGAAGAACGCTTCGCGTCCGGTCGTCATCGTGCGGTCAGGCTATGGGCGCTCGCGAGCGAGGGTCAAACGGTCATGTACCAACGGCCATGGCCAGCCGCGCATCAAGAGCGCACGCTCACATCAAACCCGTCGCAGGAGGCCCCCCGTGAGCGACTGCGCCCTCGAGTTGCCGGCACGGATCATCGACTCTCGCGACCACGTGCCGTCGCGGATACCCTTGCTCGCCGCTTCGTGCTCCCTGGTCGCCGCTGTGGTCCACGCGTGGGTCGTGCGATCCCATCTGACCCATTGGTGGGCCTATGGAGCGTTCTTCGCGGTCCTGGCGATCGCGCAAGCCGGTTACGCGGTCCTGGTGATCCGCCGCCCCACGCGCCGGCTTGCCCTCGCCGGTATGGGGACGACGGCAGCCGTGCTGGTGCTGTATGCATGGAGCAGGACGATCGGCGTCCCTATCGGTCCCCATGCGGGCCGGCCAGAGCCGGTCGGCACGCCGGATCTGCTCGCTGCAGCTGCGGAGCTGGCGCTCATCGTGAGCCTGCTGTTCGTTGGCCGGACCGGAAGCGCAGAGCCACGCTTCCAGACCGGTCGATGGGGTTTGGGGCTGGTCGTCGTGGCGTTGAGCGCGGCAGGCCTGGCGGGACCGGTCGGACATCACAACGCACCACTGCCGGGTGTGACGCTCGCTTCGGCACCGGCGCCGTGGCTGGCGCTCCCTCCTCCCGTCGCGACCCCCGTCGTAGCGCAAAGCGCTGAGGTCCCCGACGAGTCCATACCCGTTCCAGAGGAGCCCGCCCCTTGCGTCGCCAAGGCGGCGCCGGGCCTGTCGGTGCCGGGCACCGCCCCGCCGGGTGAAGCGCGAGCGATCGCATACTCGCATGAGGCAAACATCTGGATGCTCGACCCCTCGGACGAGGAAGTCACACGGCTGACGGACAACGGAGGGGGACCGAGCTGCTGGGCGCGGAGTCCGGTGTTCAGAAGCGATCGATACGTCTCCTTCAGCATGAACGAGGGCTATTACGGCCTCGATCTCAAGACCGGCGCACTGGAGGAGCTACCCCTCACGAACGGGTGGATCCAGGCTGCGGCTTGGAGCCCGGATGGCGACGCCCTCGCCTACTTGACGGGGAACTATGAGGATGCCGGAATTCAGTTGGCACTCTTCCGGCCGGAGGATGGAACCAAGAAGATCCTGCGAACGTTCGTTCCGGGTCCGGGTAGTTGTGGCAGCGCGGACGGCGAGGTCTCGGTTTCGTGGGCACCCGACGGACACGCCCTCATCGTGGTCATCACCCACCTCGAGAACCAGGACGAGACGATGTTCGTTCTGGATCCCGCAGGGAAGGACATGATCGAACCCCGCTCGGGGACGAACGCTCGCTGGGCGCCCAACTCGAAGCGGATCTATTACCGTGAGATGGGCGGCGACCAGAAGTGGTTCGCGCTCAACAGCGAAACAGGCGATCGCGGAACGCTCGGTGCCATGAAGCCCGGTACCTACAACCTCGCCGTGTCACCCGATGGAACTCTGCTCGCCTACGCCGACGGCGAGGAGCACAGCGGGGTCTACGTCTACGACGTCGCCACAAAGGTCCAACGCAAGGTAGCGGAGAACGCGGTGATGCCCGTATGGCTCGGACCGAGAACGGTCTTGGTCAGCGACACGAAATCTTGTGGCGATGCGTGCTCCATGTCCCTCTGGGAGCCGTCGGGCACTATCTCCAGCGTGGACGTCGTAACGGAGGAGCGACACGTAGGCGCCGCGCATGTCATGGGGGACGCCAATGTGCTGCTCGACGTGTTGCCGGAGCCGGCTCCGGCAACCACACCGACGGCCTCGCCGACCGCCGGTCCGACACCCCAGGAAACCGGAGAGCCGACTCCTTCACCCACGCCGACCGAGCCCAGCCCCTCCCCCTCAACCGACCCGACGACCGATCCGAGTCCCAGCCCTAGTCCCACACCGACAGCGTAAGCAGCCTCATCCGAGCTCGTAGGTCGTGAGTTCGATGCGGTGGCCGTCGGGGTCGGAGATGTACAGCGAGTGGCATACCTCGTGGTCGGCGAATTGATACTCGATGCCTCGCTCATCGAACGACTCGCGCGCCGCTTCGAAGTTGGCACGATCGGTCACGAACGCGAAGTGGCGCATCGCCACCGAGTCGCGGCCCGGCGGCGGCGCAGCGTGGCCCTCCGTCGGGAACAACGCGACGCATGTGTCCCCCGCGCACACCATGATTGGGGGCTCGTCGCCCCAGACGTCGTCGAAGCGGCGCTCGAGCCCGAACATCTCCTGATACCACGCGGCAGACTTGTGGATGTCCGTGACCGCGATCGCCACGTGGTCGATGTGCTTGACGTGGATCATCGATCCTCCCATCGCAGCGAGACGCTCGATCCTTCCCTACCATAAGGGCTCCCATGCGTACCCGAGCGCTCGCCTCGCTGACGATCGGCGTGCTTGCTTTCACGTCGGCCGTGCCCGTGTATGCGCGCGTCCCCGACAAGACGCCGAAGCGCCATCTCGAAGCTTCGATCCGTCGCACCATGGCTTCGCCACCTGTACGACCGGCGACCCCAGGGATCCTCGTTCTGCGTGGCGGGCGAATTGCGGTCGCGATCAACCCGGATCGGGTCTTTCTCCCCGCTTCCCTCTTGAAGCTTGCGACCACGACGACCGCGATCATCAAGTTCGGTCCGGATCATCGGTTCCCAACGCGGCTCCTCGGTCTTGCGCCGAGCGGCGGCGTAACCGGAACCGTCGCGCTCATCGGAGGCGGGGATCCGACATTCGCGAGTGAGGCGTACCGACGCGAACACTTCTTGCCGAAGCCCGACGACCCGATCCCCGTCCCGGTATTCGCGAGTGGGTCGCCGACCGTGGAGAGGCTCGCGGCCGCGATCTCCGCGGCCGGAGTGCGGCGCATCCAGGGCGATATCCGCGTCGATGACTCACTGTTCGATACGCGGCGGACGCAGCCGGGGTGGATCGCCGACTACCAGCGCAACGACCCCGACATCGGGAACCTCGGCGCCTTGACCGTGAACGAGGGCTACTCCGACATCGACGCCACGGTGCTGTACGCCGACCCGGCGGTCGGGGCCGGCCGGCAGCTCGTCGCCGCGCTCGCCGCTCGCGGAGTCGTCGTCACCGGAAAGGTTCGTCGCGGGGGCGCACCCCCGGGCGCTCGGGAGCTCGCTCGCGTGCTCTCACCTCCGCTCGGTGAGATCGTGGACTACACAAACCGCTACTCCGCCAACTACTCGGCGGAGCTGACCCTGAAGGGGATCGGCGCACGCTTCGGGGGCGCAGGCACGACCGACGCCGGCGTTCGCGTCGTGCGCGAGACCCTCGCCGGCATCAAGATCCCGCTCGACGGATTCGTGATGGCCGACGGCTCCGGGCTGTCGCTCAACAATCGGATGACGCCGCGGATGATCGGTGCGATCCTCGACTGGATCCTCCGCGCTGAAGGGAAGGGCGGGGACGTCCTGCGGAACTCGCTTCCCGTGGCCGGCGGACCGGGGACCATCTTCAAGCGCATGACGAAGCCCCCGACGGGAGGCAACCTGCGCGGCAAGACCGGTTTCATCCGCCGAGTCCGTGGGATGGCCGGGTGGGTGACTCCTTCCGACGGCGTGCCGCTCGTGTACGTGGCGCTGTTCAACGATGCGCCGAGCCCGCTCGCGCTGACCACCCCGCTCGATCTGATCGGCACGGCAGTGGCGCTCTTCGGCCGGCCCTGAGCCTCCTCGCCGGCACGGGCTAGACTTGCCGGTGATGTACGCCGGGATCGACGTTTCCGCGACGCGCGGTTTCGACATCGCCGTACTCGACGACGAACGCCGGATCGTGCTCGTCGCCAAAGCCCGCGACCTCGACGCGGCCGGCCTCATCATCCGCGGCTTGCCGCCGGAAACCGTGGTCGCAGTCGACGCGCCTCCCGCCCCTTCACGGGGCTTCGCCGGCGCGGGCAAGGCCTACCGTGTCGCCGAGCAGGAACTCCACAGAGTTGGGGTGTCTTTGTATCCCGTGCCGGCAAGCACCGAGGCGGCGCCGGCGTGGATGCGAGCGGGCTTCGCGTTGTACGAAGTTCTCGAGAAGGCGGGATTCCCTCCCTTCCTCGAGGGCGTCGCGCGACGCGGCGTATCGATCGAGGTATACCCGCACCTCACGTATCGGGTCCTCGTCGGCGACGGGCGCGGCCGCGCCCCGAAGCTCGAATGGTCTCGCGCAGCGCTGCGCCGCAAGGTCGCCGGGCTGACCCGGGATGCGACGCAGGACGCGCTCGACGCGATCGCGGCCGGCTACACGGCGTGGACGTTCGCGAACGACCGCTGGGTCGGGTACGGCGACCCACGCGAAGGCGTCATCGTCGCCCCACGCTCGGACGTGCGCGGCGAACCGGTGCGACGCGGACCCGACCAGCTCAGCCTCGGCATCGAGACCACACCCCGAGCGACGACCGCCGAAGACGGGATCCCCCAGCAGACGCCGTTCGCGCAGCGCGTGGCGCGCTACGTCGCCCGCATCCCGCCGGGGCGCGTCGCGACCTACGGCGACGTCGCGCGCGCATGCGGCACACCGACCGGCGCGCGCGCCGTCGGGACGCTCGTCGCGCGTCACTCGTTCGAGATGCCGAGCCACCGGCTCGTCGACGCCACCGGCCGCCCTTCACCCGCGTACCCCGGAGGACCGGAACGTCAACTCGAGCGGCTCGCCGCCGAAGGGATAGCGATCGCGAACGGCCGCGTGGATCTGAACCTCCACCGCTGGAGGCAAGGGGCGTGACCGGGACGATCCGACCGCTCGAGCGATCGGAGATCGAACCGCACATCGAGCTCCTCGAATCGGAGGGCTTCACGCCGGAGATCGACCAAGGCACCTGGTTGGGCGGCTTCGTTGAGGATCGGCTGGCCGGCTGGATCCGCCTGTTCCTCGAAGGCGACGCCTGGATGGTCGAAGACGTGTACGTCCTGCCCGAGCATCGGAGCAGCGGCCTCGCGACCGAGCTGCTCCTTGCGGCTCAGGACGGCCGCGAGGAGCTCTGGCTCATATGCGACGACGAGATGATCGGGTTCTACGAGGCGAGAGGCTACCGTCTGATGCCCAAGGACACCTTTCCCGAACCGCTCGCAACGCTCTACCGGGGCAAAGCAGAATGGCCGAGCGGCTCCGACCACAACCACAACGCTTTGCGCTGGTCACACGTCTAGCCGCGCTGGCGTGAGACTCCATGGAGGAGAATCCGACCGAACCGTCGAAAACTGGACCGTGCGCCGGGGGCTGCGCTCATTTCGACGCCCCCCACTGACGGAGGAGGATCCGATGCGAAGGTTCGGGGTCCGTGGTTGGGCATGGCTCGTGGGCGCGACGGTCATGGTCGCGACGCTGGCGATGGGCTCGGCTTGGGCGGCACCCGGGCCGGAAACGATCGGATCCTGGACGGCCCCCTTCGAGGAAGGCGGCTCCACGACGCCGCGCTGCGCCGTCGTGGACGGGCGGAAGGTTTGTAAGCCGGTCGCGGTCGGCGCGTTCGTCACGCCTGAGGGCCGCGTCCTTTACATGAGCGGGATCGAGTCGGGCGAGAACGTCCAGTACGCCGCCGTTCCCGAGGCAAGCGCCGAGGCGCGCGACAGCCTTTCCCGCCTCCTCGACCTCCGCTCCGGCACGCCGCTCTTCGGCTCTCCGTCGCCCGAGCAGGGCGTCGCATCGAACCCGAACATCGAGCCCGGCGGAGAAGGCCTCGACGATCCCTACGGCGTGCTCGGCGTCCCGGGTCGCCCGGGAGACGGGCTCTCGGGAACCGTCGCCGGGATGCTCGGGATCGAACCGCAGAACCCGACCTCTCCGCCCGACGACCCGCAAGAGAACGACGGCGACCTCTTCTGCACGGATCAAGCGATGCTCGCCGACGGAAGGATCCTGATCGCCGGCGGCACCGACTGGTACCTCGAGCCGTTCGTGACCGACCGCGAGCACGGAGGCGCGATGGGCGTCGGCGTCTCGGAGCTCGAGGGGCTACGCAATGCCCAGATCTACAACCCGGCGAACGGCACCTACACGGCCGTGCAGCCGATGAAGTACGGACGTTGGTACCCGGGGCTCGTGACCATGGCCGACGGCAAGGTATTCGTGGCGAGTGGCGTCACCAAGCTCATCAAGTCGACGCAGGGTTCCCAGGTCCGCCGGCCTGAGCTATTCGATCCCGCAACCGGAACGTGGGCCGATCTCGGACCCCAGGCGGAGAATTCGCTGCCGCTGTTCCCCCGGTTGCACCTGATGCCGAACGGCAAGGTTTTCTACGGGGGCGTCGGCCAGCAGTTCGGGCCGGCGGGCCAGGCCGTCGACGAGATCACGTGGGTGATCCAGCAATTCTTCAACCCGACGACGAACCAGTGGGAGAACGTTGGCCCGGCCCCGCTCGGCGCCACCGGCGGCGCGCAGCAAGTGTTGCTCAGGATGGATCCGCCGTACGACAAGGCGACGTTGCTGATCGCCGGCGGAACGCCGCTGCTGCCCTCGCCGGGTGGCTGGCTCGCGTCGAACCTTACTCAGCTCATCACGGTGGATTCGCAAGGCAACGTGACGAACGATCTCGCCGGCAATCTGAAGAACCGGCGCTGGTACTCCTCGGCCGTGACGCTGCCAGACGGAAAGGTGTTCGTGACCTC
The genomic region above belongs to Actinomycetota bacterium and contains:
- a CDS encoding competence/damage-inducible protein A; the encoded protein is MTEVEIFSVGDELLRGVVQDSNSYWMAKRIAARGASLTRIQVLPDAPPLVADELRRALERKPALVLTQGGLGPTDDDRTREAIGLATGRPLIPHVEAEAIVRRRYAELASAGRVESPELHEARLRMARLPEGARALDNHVGAAPGVLLEVGATAIVALPGVPPELHWIWENSLAPELDRILGPGGFAEITVTLDLRDESSIAEMLRGLQSRHPEVYVKSRAKGFEDGEEVRVTLTAAGPDDAAARRLVEAAFADLQAGLDELRIAILQSS
- a CDS encoding PaaI family thioesterase; the protein is MVASARERDHADVTEQAAGIEPRAARVAEAIANQDAFFADSFPGMLGVRIVEAGPGHCVATLKVGSSVKHPGGYAHGGALAGFGDTAAAWATFPTLEEGEFFTTIEFKANFITGVNGGNLRAEAKSVHRGRRTMVLEVHVTTDDDERRPVAMMIVTQAILKTPGASGGEEVPPEG
- a CDS encoding thiamine pyrophosphate-binding protein; amino-acid sequence: MTTGREAFFEVARSEGARYLFTNPGTTELPIFDELADDRAGLELIMCLQEGVAVGAADGYAQATGRPSLINLHVTPGLANGLNGIFDAKWSRSPIVVTAGQQDTRHLVQEPMLAGDLVGMVSQFSKYSYECRRPEEIGIAMRRAFKEAAAPPSGPTFVSIPWDVFDQDADFDIPGPSKVDYRATASAEAIGEAARMLLDADRPLIVAGDGIARAHAVAELVRVAELLGARVAGEPIHGRLNFPFDHPLYAGMIAPMNPGIRASLEPSDVAFIAAASAFSPFYPSSVMAVPDGVALVQLDADPTEVARIYPVAVGMVGDPKVSLRALAAEIERIRTPEQAKRAGARTKEAGEQKAAGEAALYAALDEKRSVSPIPPIVAVAEVTGALEPGTIVVDESITSTLGVRSTLKLSEPDTYFFTRGGGLGFGLPASIGVKLAHPDRPVVAIVGDGTTLYTPQALWTMAHHHVPVVAVVLNNASYLILKSGLAGMQGKAVKNDVWPAMDLVDPMVDFLALSRAFGVPAERVETASEIAPTIRKAMASGGPALVEVVVDGRLGA
- a CDS encoding VOC family protein, coding for MIHVKHIDHVAIAVTDIHKSAAWYQEMFGLERRFDDVWGDEPPIMVCAGDTCVALFPTEGHAAPPPGRDSVAMRHFAFVTDRANFEAARESFDERGIEYQFADHEVCHSLYISDPDGHRIELTTYELG
- a CDS encoding D-alanyl-D-alanine carboxypeptidase, producing the protein MRTRALASLTIGVLAFTSAVPVYARVPDKTPKRHLEASIRRTMASPPVRPATPGILVLRGGRIAVAINPDRVFLPASLLKLATTTTAIIKFGPDHRFPTRLLGLAPSGGVTGTVALIGGGDPTFASEAYRREHFLPKPDDPIPVPVFASGSPTVERLAAAISAAGVRRIQGDIRVDDSLFDTRRTQPGWIADYQRNDPDIGNLGALTVNEGYSDIDATVLYADPAVGAGRQLVAALAARGVVVTGKVRRGGAPPGARELARVLSPPLGEIVDYTNRYSANYSAELTLKGIGARFGGAGTTDAGVRVVRETLAGIKIPLDGFVMADGSGLSLNNRMTPRMIGAILDWILRAEGKGGDVLRNSLPVAGGPGTIFKRMTKPPTGGNLRGKTGFIRRVRGMAGWVTPSDGVPLVYVALFNDAPSPLALTTPLDLIGTAVALFGRP
- a CDS encoding DUF429 domain-containing protein, which encodes MYAGIDVSATRGFDIAVLDDERRIVLVAKARDLDAAGLIIRGLPPETVVAVDAPPAPSRGFAGAGKAYRVAEQELHRVGVSLYPVPASTEAAPAWMRAGFALYEVLEKAGFPPFLEGVARRGVSIEVYPHLTYRVLVGDGRGRAPKLEWSRAALRRKVAGLTRDATQDALDAIAAGYTAWTFANDRWVGYGDPREGVIVAPRSDVRGEPVRRGPDQLSLGIETTPRATTAEDGIPQQTPFAQRVARYVARIPPGRVATYGDVARACGTPTGARAVGTLVARHSFEMPSHRLVDATGRPSPAYPGGPERQLERLAAEGIAIANGRVDLNLHRWRQGA
- a CDS encoding GNAT family N-acetyltransferase; this encodes MTGTIRPLERSEIEPHIELLESEGFTPEIDQGTWLGGFVEDRLAGWIRLFLEGDAWMVEDVYVLPEHRSSGLATELLLAAQDGREELWLICDDEMIGFYEARGYRLMPKDTFPEPLATLYRGKAEWPSGSDHNHNALRWSHV
- a CDS encoding galactose oxidase early set domain-containing protein yields the protein MRRFGVRGWAWLVGATVMVATLAMGSAWAAPGPETIGSWTAPFEEGGSTTPRCAVVDGRKVCKPVAVGAFVTPEGRVLYMSGIESGENVQYAAVPEASAEARDSLSRLLDLRSGTPLFGSPSPEQGVASNPNIEPGGEGLDDPYGVLGVPGRPGDGLSGTVAGMLGIEPQNPTSPPDDPQENDGDLFCTDQAMLADGRILIAGGTDWYLEPFVTDREHGGAMGVGVSELEGLRNAQIYNPANGTYTAVQPMKYGRWYPGLVTMADGKVFVASGVTKLIKSTQGSQVRRPELFDPATGTWADLGPQAENSLPLFPRLHLMPNGKVFYGGVGQQFGPAGQAVDEITWVIQQFFNPTTNQWENVGPAPLGATGGAQQVLLRMDPPYDKATLLIAGGTPLLPSPGGWLASNLTQLITVDSQGNVTNDLAGNLKNRRWYSSAVTLPDGKVFVTSGADKDEVVTPGFELAVRQPELFDPATGTWTAMASSARDRTYHNSALLLPDGRVLIGGHAPIWTGYGATHDAVPGVTANNDKDSSFEVWSPPYLFRGPRPKLASVQKGIAWNSSFTITTPDASMIQDVVLSRLPSPQHITDSDSRTLRLSFTPGNGVLTATAPPDGIAAPPGYYYLFINKMSPDGPIPSVARIVKIGATADGTPTVPVYSSDDPAPPSGGSATEPEDSSYIAQPPPIGMVAGGLVAVGIGVPAKIRRRRWEIER